One window from the genome of Hippocampus zosterae strain Florida chromosome 7, ASM2543408v3, whole genome shotgun sequence encodes:
- the LOC127603510 gene encoding F-actin-uncapping protein LRRC16A-like isoform X3 has protein sequence MEPSEFPEDLLESVREAVGPSLKLTLSCQLQLEVKGEKVDNKVLVEHSFSYLDILGLHSNKPTEVLLECGRGPCTLWFSSQEDSDQVITHLGSCLTRICPDTNPLKKFDVAPCERRAALQAVWEQQDPADLGPCGGFSDQYRAVCDSLNLAYREEVQWDVDTIYLSQDTTELNLHDFSHLDGRDLVAIVGTLEYNKWFTKLVAKDCKLSADVCEQILRVMSRSSCLEELVLDNVGLRSDFAHKLSLALSHNPASALHTLNLSNNSLDDKGMWALGAQLGKLATGLKKVNLSRTSLSPKGVNLLAQALLANPAMAATLTHLHLAGNSLRGDDLQNLHHFLSQDNSLEVLDLSCTDCSLEQTSASLLRGCLKRLRVLNMSKTLYSHRKCREVPASFKQFFSLSQALSSVNVSGCRLPAEALKALLLGLGCNPNLSDVSLDLSGCELRSAGSQILEGCVAEIPNISSLDISDNGLDGDLSTLLVWLAKNRSIRHLSLGRNFQSIKSKNVAPVLSDLVRLIQEEESPLSSLSLADSRLKGDLVVVLNALGSNTSLTRLDISGNAMGDMGAKMLAKALQINTKLRTLIWDRNNVSPRGLQEVASALEKNFTIRFMPVPIVDAAQALKTNPEKTEDALLKMEHFLLRNHESRKYLREQAYRLQQGIVTSATQQMMDTMCVKVQDHLNSLAFSQDRAVQEDMKVAENLMRDARNSKTLLPSLYRLEGDRLRGAVRGKLESVAAEVAAVMDEELETMLASMLEAASVSCPHVMKMSGLGADLLKAGAGKMSVPRAFITKTLLEQAGVDILNKISELKLSVASFFSDRIVDRILDSLSMWRHTLASHVARQGQPALRPESQEVLEETVLHPEGGQAEGQADASVVTAKSKRKSILVRMLRPVSVAFEMEFDLDKALEEVPVHVVDPPPSSLPPSSPPPSSPPPSSPPPSSPLLSSPPPSSPPHPMVIFPPLTSPPPLQHHTKVRPKARRRNKPSRVGREAPQQLGLQGTMGKLDEGVDEFFSKKVLQVSLKRRAAPSNDHQPADKKRGSTRSGFFNLAKGRTSRSEKNIGAASPVPTPAPRQGMFADESTPASPFSRQRQSLRARPQEDGPPLPRHVGIPVMGADLLAEIKARQEKMAARKVSELESSEEEGHMANLAMDADRSLAEAAPRSKAPAGVVPEWPLSPSAAESPTAPGPTGFPSLPSPLSPSGAVVPACGVPAVSLPRRRWSSLKTSPRRGPDGRRRAKSLPASAPAP, from the exons ATGGAGCCGTCAGAATTCCCAGAAGACTTGCTCG AGAGCGTTCGGGAGGCGGTGGGGCCGAGCCTCAAGTTGACCCTGAGCTGCCAACTTCAGCTGGAGGTCAAAGGTGAAAAGGTGGACAACAAAGTGCTG GTGGAGCACTCCTTCAGCTACCTGGACATTCTCGGTCTCCATAGCAACAAGCCCACTGAG GTGCTACTGGAGTGCGGGCGTGGCCCTTGCACGCTGTGGTTTAGTTCCCAGGAGGACAGTGACCAGGTCATCACCCATCTGGGCTCGTGTCTCACCAGGATCTGCCCGGACAC gAACCCGCTGAAGAAGTTTGACGTGGCGCCTTGCGAGCGACGGGCCGCCCTCCAGGCCGTCTGGGAGCAGCAGGACCCTGCCGATCTTGGCCCTTGCG GAGGATTCTCGGATCAGTACCGGGCCGTCTGTGACAGTCTCAACCTGGCCTACAGGGAGGAGGTCCAATGG GACGTGGACACCATCTACCTGAGCCAAGACACCACAGAACTCAACCTGCATGACTTCAGTCACCTGGATGGCAG GGATCTGGTGGCCATCGTTGGCACTCTCGAGTACAACAAGTGGTTCACCAAGCTGGTCGCAAAAGATTGCAAGCTG tCGGCAGACGTGTGTGAGCAGATCCTCCGCGTAATGTCCCGATCGAGTTGCCTGGAGGAGCTGGTCCTGGACAACGTCGGTCTCAGAAG tGACTTTGCTCACAAGCTGTCCTTGGCGCTAAGTCACAACCCCGCCTCCGCGCTGCACACCCTCAACCTGAGCAACAACTCTCTGGATGATAAAG GCATGTGGGCTCTGGGCGCTCAACTGGGCAAACTGGCGACGGGCCTGAAGAAGGTGAACTTGAGCAGGACCTCGTTGTCCCCCAAAG GCGTGAACCTCCTGGCTCAGGCGCTGCTTGCCAACCCCGCCATGGCCGCCACCCTCACACACCTCCACCTGGCGGGAAACTCGCTCAGAGGGGACGACCTGCAG AACCTCCACCACTTCCTGAGTCAGGACAACAGCTTAGAAGTTTTGGATTTGTCCTGTACTGACTGTTCGTTGGAGCAG acatCAGCGTCTCTGCTCAGAGGATGTTTGAAGCGTCTACGTGTCCTCAACATGTCCAAGACACTCTACTCTCACAG GAAGTGCAGGGAGGTGCCAGCGTCTTTCAAGCAGTTCTTCAGCTTGAGCCAGGCTCTGAGCTCCGTCAACGTATCCGGATGCAGACTTCCCGCCGAGGCTCTGAA GGCGCTGCTGCTGGGCCTGGGCTGCAACCCCAACCTGAGCGACGTTTCTCTGGACCTGAGCGGCTGCGAG CTGCGCTCGGCGGGCTCTCAGATTCTGGAGGGCTGCGTGGCCGAGATCCCCAACATCTCCAGTCTGGACATCTCCGATAACG GTCTGGACGGGGACCTGAGCACCCTGCTGGTCTGGCTGGCCAAGAACCGCTCGATCCGCCACCTTTCGTTGGGCAGAAACTTCCAGAGCATCAAGTCCAA GAACGTGGCGCCGGTCCTGAGCGACCTGGTCCGTCTGATCCAGGAGGAGGAGTCG CCGCTGAGCTCGCTGTCGCTGGCCGACTCCAGGCTGAAAGGGGACCTGGTCGTGGTCCTCAACGCCCTGGGAAGCAACACCTCACTGACCCGGCTCGACATCAGCGGCAACGCCATGGGTGACATGGGCGCCAAAATGCTGGCCAAGGCCCTGCAGATCAACACCAAGCTCAG GACACTCATCTGGGACAGGAACAACGTCAGCCCTCGGGGTCTGCAGGAAGTGGCATCTGCCTTGGAGAA GAACTTCACCATCCGCTTCATGCCCGTTCCCATCGTGGACGCCGCCCAGGCGCTCAAGACCAACCCAGAAAAGACGGAAGATGCTCTGCTGAAG ATGGAGCACTTCCTGCTGAGGAACCACGAGAGCCGCAAGTACCTCCGGGAGCAGGCGTACCGGCTGCAGCAGGGCATCGTCACCAGCGCCACGCAGCAG ATGATGGACACCATGTGTGTGAAGGTTCAGGATCACCTGAACTCGCTGGCGTTCTCCCAGGACCGCGCGGTACAGGAGGACATGAAAGTGGCGGAAAACCTGATGAGAGATGCACGGAACTCCAAGACC CTGCTGCCCAGCCTCTATCGGCTGGAGGGGGACCGTCTCCGCGGCGCCGTCCGGGGCAAACTGGAGTCCGTGGCAGCGGAGGTGGCGGCCGTGATGGACGAGGAGCTGGAG ACGATGCTGGCATCCATGTTGGAAGCGGCCTCGGTTTCGTGTCCTCACGTGATGAAGATGAGCGGTCTGGGTGCAGACCTGCTGAAGGCAGGCGCGGGGAAGATGAGCGTCCCTCGCGCATTCATCACCAAGACGCTCCTTGAACAGGCAGGCGTGGACATCCTCAACAAGATCAG TGAGCTGAAACTCAGCGTGGCGTCCTTCTTCTCCGATCGCATCGTAGACCGGATCCTGGACTCTTTGTCCATGTGGCGCCACACGCTG GCCAGCCACGTGGCGAGGCAGGGCCAACCCGCGCTACGTCCCGAATCTCAGGAGGTTTTGGAAGAGACGGTCCTTCATCCGGAGGGCGGCCAGGCGGAAGGCCAAGCGGACGCTTCCGTG GTGACGGCCAAATCCAAACGGAAGAGTATTCTGGTGCGGATGCTGCGACCGGTCTCCGTGGCCTTTG AGATGGAGTTTGACCTGGACAAGGCCCTGGAGGAGGTCCCTGTTCATGTGGTGGACCCGCCGCCCTCGTCCCTGCCACCCTCGTCCCCGCCGCCCTCGTCCCCGCCGCCCTCGTCCCCGCCGCCCTCGTCCCCACTGCTCTCGTCTCCGCCGCCCTCCTCCCCGCCACATCCGATGGTCATTTTCCCGCCTCTCACCTCACCGCCGCCTCTGCAGCATCACACCAAAGTGCGGCCGAAAGCCAGGAGGCGAAACAAACCCAGTAGAGTCGGC CGTGAGGCACCGCAGCAGCTGGGGCTTCAGGGCACCATGGGAAAGCTGGACGAGGGTGTGGACGAGTTCTTCTCCAAGAAAGTCCTGCAAGTCAGCTTGAA ACGCCGTGCCGCGCCGTCAAACGATCACCAGCCGGCCGATAAGAAACGGGGTTCCACGAGGAGTGGCTTCTTCAACCTCGCCAAAGGGCGGACATCCCGCTCGGAGAAAAATATAGGGGCCGCGTCCCCCGTCCCTACGCCCGCGCCCCGCCAGGGTATGTTCGCGGACGAGTCGACGCCCGCGTCGCCCTTCTCGCGACAGCGGCAGTCCCTCAGAGCGCGTCCCCAGGAGGACGGCCCCCCGCTTCCGCGGCACGTGGGCATCCCCGTCATGGGCGCCGACCTCCTGGCGGAGATCAAGGCACGGCAGGAGAAAATGGCCGCTCGCAAGGTGAGCGAG ttGGAGTCATCAGAAGAAGAAGGCCACATGG CCAACTTGGCCATGGACGCAGACCGATCCCTAGCTGAGGCCGCCCCGAGGTCCAAAGCGCCCGCCGGTGTCGTCCCCGAGTGGCCGCTCTCCCCGTCGGCCGCCGAATCCCCGACTGCCCCCGGTCCCACGGGTTTCCCCAGTCTGCCCAGTCCCCTGAGCCCCAGTGGCGCCGTTGTGCCAG CCTGCGGCGTTCCCGCCGTATCGTTGCCCCGGCGACGCTGGTCCTCCCTCAAGACGTCGCCGCGCCGGGGTCCGGATGGGCGTCGGCGAGCCAAGTCCCTGCCCGCCTCCGCTCCGGCGCCATAG